In Aegilops tauschii subsp. strangulata cultivar AL8/78 chromosome 3, Aet v6.0, whole genome shotgun sequence, one genomic interval encodes:
- the LOC109787478 gene encoding probable tRNA-splicing endonuclease subunit Sen2, giving the protein MDMSGPRWKKGKDGKDFAALAAAQPMSSNVTKLQSSLKGSKLVATLCSGGGDAVLGVNPQQAALLNRAAFGRALENAGAEKQWFQLGAEEVFYLHHALECIVVESASKDLMSQGELWDHLCSASESFPEMYKAYSHLRSKNWVVRSGLQYGTDFVAYRHHPALVHSEFAVVVVPEGSGFGGRCSRLKVWSDLLCALRASGSVAKTLLVLTISSNVCELGSPDCLEQLVVHERTVTRWIAQQCREQRCKPCREEAYKEEEDHTGETVVSNYWGVILGLTVLSSLLVYKLRFRR; this is encoded by the coding sequence ATGGACATGTCTGGTCCAAGATGGAAGAAGGGCAAGGACGGCAAGGATTTCGCAGCCCTGGCAGCAGCCCAGCCCATGTCAAGCAATGTCACCAAGCTCCAGTCTTCACTGAAAGGATCAAAGCTTGTGGCAACTTTATGCAGCGGGGGCGGGGACGCGGTTCTCGGCGTGAACCCGCAGCAGGCCGCGCTTCTgaaccgcgccgcctttggccgGGCGCTGGAGAACGCCGGAGCCGAGAAGCAGTGGTTCCAGCTGGGCGCCGAGGAGGTCTTCTACCTTCACCATGCTTTGGAGTGCATCGTGGTTGAGTCGGCAAGCAAGGATCTGATGAGCCAAGGGGAGCTGTGGGATCACCTATGCTCCGCATCAGAGTCGTTTCCCGAGATGTACAAGGCATACTCGCATCTCAGGTCGAAGAACTGGGTGGTGCGGTCAGGTTTGCAGTATGGTACGGATTTTGTCGCTTACCGTCATCACCCGGCGCTCGTCCACTCGGAGTTTGCTGTGGTTGTGGTTCCGGAAGGATCGGGGTTCGGCGGTAGGTGTAGCCGCCTGAAGGTCTGGTCTGATCTACTGTGTGCACTCCGAGCTTCTGGCAGTGTGGCCAAGACACTGCTGGTTCTGACAATCTCCAGCAATGTCTGTGAACTGGGATCCCCAGATTGTTTGGAACAGCTGGTTGTTCATGAAAGAACTGTTACAAGGTGGATAGCCCAGCAGTGCCGTGAGCAGCGATGTAAACCATGCAGAGAAGAAGCATATAAGGAAGAAGAAGATCACACAGGAGAAACTGTAGTTTCCAACTATTGGGGTGTAATACTAGGCCTCACAGTTCTTTCTAGCCTACTTGTATACAAGCTGAGATTCCGGCGATAA